DNA sequence from the Streptomyces canus genome:
CGCGATGCCGGGCTGGTTCCAGCCGATCGCCGAGTACCAGCCCTTCACCCCGGCCATCGAGACCCTGCGCGGACTGCTCCTGGGCACCGAGATCGGCCACAACGGCTGGCTGGCCGTCGCCTGGTGCCTCGGCCTCGCGGTGCTCGGCTACCGCTGGTCGACCGCGAAGTTCAACGCCGACCCGAAGTAGGCGCCATGACAGCGCGGGCAGGCTCCCGCACCCCGTCCCACCCCGGGCGGCGTACACCGACACCTCGTCGGAGTGCGCCGCCCCGTTCGTGTCCGCCTCGAAGCGCCGATCAGTCGGCCTTGTACGGCCCGCCCAGATCCCAGGCCTGGTGCATCGCCGCCGCGAAGGCCGCCGCGATCTTGTGCTCGCCGCTCGCGTTCGGGTGGGTGCCGTCGTAGGTGTCGTGGTTGATGTCGTACGACGCCGGGGGCGAGACCGGCAGCAGGGGGGAGCGGGGCTCGTCCAGGTCCGCGATCGCCTTGGCGAGGAGCTCGTTGAAGCGGGTGACCTCCGTCGCGAAGGGCGGGTCCGACTCCGCCCGGACATTGGGGATCACCGGGAGGACGGCCATCCGGATCCGGGGGTCGGCCCGGCGGGCCTCGGCGACGAAGGCGCGGACGTTCTCCGCCGTCTGTTCCGCGTTCGTGTAGAAGCCCAGGTCGATCAGGCCCAGCGACACCAGGAGCACGTTCGCGCGGTGTGCCCGAACCGCGTCGCCGATCAGCGGGGCCATGTGCAGCCAGCCCTCGCCCCAGCCGGCCAGGTGGGCCCGGGGGAAGTCGGGATCGGCGTACTCGTACGACGTCGGGGCGTCCGCCGCCTTGTCGTACAGCGTCTCGCGCGGGCCCACGAGGGCGAAGGGGCCGCCGCAGGTGTCACGCAGGTGCTGCCACATCCGGTAACGCCAGGTGTGCTCGCCCGCGCTTCCGA
Encoded proteins:
- a CDS encoding GDSL-type esterase/lipase family protein — protein: MLRFMPVGDSMTIGSAGEHTWRYRMWQHLRDTCGGPFALVGPRETLYDKAADAPTSYEYADPDFPRAHLAGWGEGWLHMAPLIGDAVRAHRANVLLVSLGLIDLGFYTNAEQTAENVRAFVAEARRADPRIRMAVLPVIPNVRAESDPPFATEVTRFNELLAKAIADLDEPRSPLLPVSPPASYDINHDTYDGTHPNASGEHKIAAAFAAAMHQAWDLGGPYKAD